GTGCACCGCCAGATTGTGCCGTGACCGCCCATTCAGAGACTGGACAAGGGATTTCGGTTTAGACCAATGATTACAGGTACTTCGGCGGTGATCCGTTCAAATGGTCACACCGGGCGCAGTGGGCCTGTGTACCGCTATTTATGGACCTACGGCTCAACGCAATAAAGCGCAACAGTTCCACATGACGGGCGAGTGCTGGCTAATTGCCCTTTCAAATTTCAAGGGGCATACTCTACGGCCACGAATCAAGCAAGAAGGGCGACTCTACTCAGCTTGCGTCGTTTTGTTCGTTCTAATCAACCGCTTTGGCACAAGGAAAGCCATGTCAATCCCCACGATGACCTGTTCTCATGTATCAGTTTTGAAAGAATACCTTTCAAAAATCATGACTAACCTAGAGGCCAAACCCAACGGCCAATTAATGTACAGCTTCACTGACGGTTTAATTTTAAACGTCTATGAAACAACAGGAAGAGTAGTCTTCCAAGGTACTGCTCCGGGCGGTGTTATAGCGGCGCAAATTGCAGCGATGATCAATCAAATAAACATTCTTGTACCAACGCCTTAAATCTCGTGATGAGTACGCCTTGCGCCCTGTATGCGCCAGTGGCTTCACTCACTGTCTGATTAAAAGCACTTCCTGCGGCCTGTGATTACGAATGTATGAGCAACTGAAATTTGCTTTATTCGTATGAACAGGCCTCTCCGACACCATCACGTCATCTTCCCCGTAGGCCCTCCCACGCCAACCAGCAACACCATTCGCCAGGGAGATTGCCGACCTACAGTGGCGCGCACCATGCGCGTCCCGCGTAGAGAATGATCGAAACACGAGGGCCGCTGTAGAGGGCAATCGGTATGTAGCGAATTAGGTATACCTCAATCACTACCGCTTGTCGGGTCGAATGGTCCGTAGCGTTATTGCAGCTTGACCACTTCAATCGCTACACGCATCATCGCTACACCTAAACCGCTACAGAGACTTCGCCATGATGATCCGTGCCTACCTCCGGGCTTCCACCAATGAGCAAGATGCCAGCCGTGCCCGAGCGGACATCAAGGCATTCGCTGACCAACACGGCCAACGCATCGCTAGCTATTACACGGAGAATGACAGCGGTGCCACCCTGCAACGGCCCGAGCTGATGCGCCTGCTGGCTGACTGCGAGCCGGGTGACGTGTTGCTGGTTGAACAGGTTGACCGGCTATCACGACTAACCGAGGCGGACTGGCAAGCCCTACGCGCCGAGTTGACCGCCAAGGGCGTACTTGTGGTTGCCCTGGACCTACCAACAAGTCACGGCGCTATGGCTGCCGGTGCAGGTGCCGACGACTTCACTACCCGCATGCTGGGCGCGGTGAATGCAATGCTGCTGGACATGCTCGCCGCTGTCGCCCGCAAGGACTACGAGGATCGCCGCCGCCGTCAAGCACAGGGCATCGAGAAGGCCAAGGCTGATGGCGCCTATAAAGGACGCGCAACTAACGAGGCGCTGCACTCGCACATTGCTGAGCTGTTGAAAGAAGGTAAGTCGATTCGCAAAGTCGCGGACCTGCTGGGGTGCAGTACGAACACTGTGCAGCGGGTTCGGCAGGCAGTGGTGCCCGTAGAAGCATAAGCAGCGCACTTGCGTAGGAGGTGCAATGCCTCCCTGGCAGCCGCAATAAGTAGGGCCTCTGATTTAATTGTCACATACGTAGGAGAGATGGGATTACGGTACGTCTACACGGCGTATCCACTGGCACCTGACGTTCATCAGGGCAACCCGTCATTGATCCAACCTCTCGGCATTGAAGGCTGTCGCAGACTCAAGCGCACCCGGCCGCAAATCCCCACTCCTGATACACCCTCCAGCAACCACGCTGTGAGTCCCTGAGGCGCCATCTGAGCCGTCTTAACCCCTTCATCAAGCAACCTCTTTGATCCATGGAATCCGCAGCCTACAAGGCGTTGCGGGGATTTTGCGCATCTTGAGAAATGATGTCTTACCCTGGAGTTTTACACATGACCAGACCGACCTTCGGGACTGATCCAACTTGGCATCGCCAGGAGAAATACAAGCGCTATCACGGCGACAACGG
The Pseudomonas poae DNA segment above includes these coding regions:
- a CDS encoding serine recombinase, which codes for MMIRAYLRASTNEQDASRARADIKAFADQHGQRIASYYTENDSGATLQRPELMRLLADCEPGDVLLVEQVDRLSRLTEADWQALRAELTAKGVLVVALDLPTSHGAMAAGAGADDFTTRMLGAVNAMLLDMLAAVARKDYEDRRRRQAQGIEKAKADGAYKGRATNEALHSHIAELLKEGKSIRKVADLLGCSTNTVQRVRQAVVPVEA